In Ruminiclostridium papyrosolvens DSM 2782, the following proteins share a genomic window:
- the accC gene encoding acetyl-CoA carboxylase biotin carboxylase subunit — MFNKILIANRGEIAVRIIRACKEMGISTVAIFSEADRHALHVTLADESYCIGPAQTGKSYLNMVAIITVAIACNAQAIHPGYGLLSENSKFASLCEKCNIVFIGPGSDIISKMGDKDNARRIMQNASIPVIPGGDIIENPKDAINIANDIGYPLLIKARAGGGGKGIRIVYNENEFESAYLTASSEAKSAFGDGACYIEKYLSPVKHVEMQILCDNYGKVVCLGERECSLQRKHQKLIEESPSTAIGAELRKKMMKVAVKVAKATNYTGVGTVEFLLDKYGNFYFMEMNTRLQVEHPVTEMVTGIDIVKWQIRIAAGMPLDVEQENIEIKGHCIECRINAENPLINFRPSSGKISLLHIPGGPWVRFDTAIYQDYFVPPFYDSMLGKLIVYGRTREEAIRKMMVALSELVIEGIEHNSLLHMNIISSQIFKEGSYSTDPIHIENILNEMENKNGATIC; from the coding sequence ATGTTTAATAAAATACTTATTGCAAACCGCGGTGAAATAGCTGTTCGAATAATACGTGCATGCAAAGAAATGGGAATATCCACAGTAGCAATATTTTCAGAAGCAGACAGACATGCATTGCATGTAACACTGGCTGATGAAAGCTATTGTATAGGTCCTGCTCAAACCGGAAAAAGCTATTTAAATATGGTTGCTATTATTACTGTTGCTATTGCTTGCAATGCTCAGGCGATACATCCAGGTTATGGACTATTATCCGAAAACTCTAAATTTGCATCTCTGTGTGAGAAGTGCAACATTGTTTTTATCGGACCTGGTTCAGATATAATATCAAAGATGGGAGATAAGGATAATGCCAGACGGATTATGCAAAATGCTTCAATCCCCGTAATCCCAGGCGGTGATATTATTGAAAATCCCAAGGATGCTATTAATATTGCTAACGATATAGGTTATCCATTACTAATAAAGGCAAGAGCCGGTGGTGGAGGAAAAGGTATAAGGATTGTATATAACGAAAATGAATTTGAAAGCGCATATCTTACCGCATCCTCGGAAGCAAAAAGTGCCTTCGGAGATGGGGCTTGCTATATAGAAAAATATCTTTCTCCTGTTAAGCATGTAGAAATGCAGATATTATGTGATAACTACGGAAAGGTTGTTTGTCTGGGGGAAAGAGAATGTTCTTTACAGAGAAAACACCAAAAATTAATAGAGGAAAGCCCATCTACCGCAATTGGCGCAGAGCTACGAAAAAAAATGATGAAAGTAGCCGTAAAAGTCGCAAAAGCTACTAACTATACAGGTGTTGGAACAGTAGAGTTTTTATTGGATAAATATGGTAATTTTTATTTCATGGAAATGAATACCAGACTTCAAGTGGAGCATCCGGTAACTGAAATGGTTACTGGAATAGATATTGTAAAATGGCAAATACGTATTGCGGCGGGCATGCCTCTGGACGTTGAACAAGAAAATATTGAGATTAAAGGGCATTGTATTGAATGCAGAATAAATGCAGAAAATCCGCTGATAAATTTCAGGCCAAGCAGTGGTAAAATCTCACTTTTACACATTCCCGGCGGGCCATGGGTAAGGTTTGATACTGCCATATATCAAGATTATTTTGTTCCGCCATTCTATGACTCCATGCTGGGGAAGTTAATAGTATACGGAAGGACAAGAGAAGAGGCTATCAGAAAGATGATGGTGGCGTTATCTGAATTAGTTATTGAGGGTATAGAACATAATAGTTTACTTCATATGAACATTATATCAAGTCAGATATTTAAAGAAGGTAGCTATTCTACAGATCCAATTCATATCGAAAATATTTTAAATGAAATGGAAAATAAGAATGGAGCAACCATATGCTAA
- the accB gene encoding acetyl-CoA carboxylase biotin carboxyl carrier protein encodes MNIEQIKELVKIVNSSNVNIIEINEGDSRIRIEMERQKIQSVSKNEVQLNTAIHSDEVNADSLSVNPSTKEIKAPMVGIFYTAPSSKDKEFVATGDKVKKGQVVCIIEAMKLFNEIVAEEDGEIVEICAQNGDVVEFGQPIFRYL; translated from the coding sequence ATGAATATAGAGCAGATAAAAGAATTGGTTAAAATTGTAAACTCTTCTAACGTTAATATCATCGAGATTAATGAAGGTGATAGCAGAATAAGAATTGAAATGGAACGACAAAAAATTCAATCTGTTTCAAAAAATGAAGTGCAACTGAATACTGCTATACATAGTGATGAAGTTAATGCTGATTCATTATCTGTGAACCCGTCAACAAAGGAGATTAAAGCTCCTATGGTTGGAATATTCTATACTGCACCCAGCTCAAAAGATAAGGAATTTGTTGCAACAGGAGATAAAGTTAAAAAGGGACAAGTTGTTTGCATAATTGAAGCCATGAAATTATTCAATGAGATTGTTGCTGAAGAAGATGGTGAGATTGTAGAAATTTGTGCACAAAACGGTGATGTAGTTGAATTTGGACAGCCAATTTTCAGATATTTATAA